The DNA sequence TTCGCCATGGCGGGAACGTATTCGTGTTATCCGGCACGATATCCGTACTTTTCAGGCGCCCCATTACGATCTGATCATCAGTAATCCGCCTTATTTTGTTCACGGACAAACACTGCCTGATGCTGCCCGCCAGCTTGCGCGGCACACCGGGGAGCTGGATCAGACGGCCTTACTGGAAAGTGCAGCGCGATTACTGACGCCATTCGGTAAGCTGGCGCTGGTGCTACCGGTAGAAGAGGGTGAACAATTGGTTGCATTGGCAACAGCGGGTGGCTGGTATTTACAACGCCGTTGCCGGGTTGAGACCAAACGGGGTAAAGCGCCAAATCTGGTGCTGTTATTGCTGAGTCGCAAACCGGCAGAAACAGAAGAGGAGCAACTTTGCCTGCGTGAGACAGACAACCGTTACTCCCCGGAATTCATCGCACTGGCCGATGAGTTTTATCTGCGGATGTCAGCCTAGTTCTTGCTCAGCATAGCTGGGCAATCTCCTCCAGTACTTGCGGCAGCCATTTTTGCAGCCGCTCATCGGTCTGCTCATATTGGGTGACTTCATCCAGTGCCAGCCCACAAAAATAGCTGCCATCAGCGACCAGGGCTTTGGATGCGTCGAATTCATAGCCTTCATTTGGCCAGTAACCAACGATCTGACAACCTTTGGCCAGCAGTTTGTCATGCAATAATCCCATTGCATCCAGAAACCACTCGCCATAGGCTCCCTGATCGCCCAGCCCGAATAGCGCGACGATTTTACCGTTCAGATCAACCTGATCGATAACATCCCAGTTATTGGCCCAGTCTGTCTGAAGTTCACCGAAATCCCAGGTAGGAATACCGAGCAGCAGGATGGGGTAATCCGCCATTTTGCTGACCGGGGTATCCGCCAGATTATGGAGAGTAATTAAATCGGCACCCAGAATAGACTGGATTTTTTCTGCGACCATTTCGGTATAACAGGTGCTGGAGCCGTAAAACAGACCAATTTGCATAATGATTTCCGGACAACAAAACTGATTCCATGTTACAAAAGCACGGAGCGGATCGCCAATAAAGGTA is a window from the Tolumonas auensis DSM 9187 genome containing:
- a CDS encoding tRNA1(Val) (adenine(37)-N6)-methyltransferase; translation: MGGHSFTFKQFHIDQDRCAMKVGTDSIVLGSWTPVRGAKRILDIGTGTGILALMLAQRTAQQVQIDAVELDKDAVKQAEENINASPWRERIRVIRHDIRTFQAPHYDLIISNPPYFVHGQTLPDAARQLARHTGELDQTALLESAARLLTPFGKLALVLPVEEGEQLVALATAGGWYLQRRCRVETKRGKAPNLVLLLLSRKPAETEEEQLCLRETDNRYSPEFIALADEFYLRMSA
- the fldB gene encoding flavodoxin FldB, which translates into the protein MQIGLFYGSSTCYTEMVAEKIQSILGADLITLHNLADTPVSKMADYPILLLGIPTWDFGELQTDWANNWDVIDQVDLNGKIVALFGLGDQGAYGEWFLDAMGLLHDKLLAKGCQIVGYWPNEGYEFDASKALVADGSYFCGLALDEVTQYEQTDERLQKWLPQVLEEIAQLC